From Pleuronectes platessa chromosome 17, fPlePla1.1, whole genome shotgun sequence, one genomic window encodes:
- the LOC128460693 gene encoding uncharacterized protein LOC128460693: YMLPLGNIIRTYSVKFHCYADDTQLYLSIKPEQSNQLTKLRACLKDIKTWMTSNFFLLNSDKTEVIILGPKHLRDTLSKDIAALDDIALASNKTVRNLGVIFDPDLSFNSHLKQISRTAFFHLRNISKIRHVLSQKDAEKLVHAFITSRLDYCNSLLSGFSNKSLKTLQLVQNAAARVLTRTKRREHISPVLASLHWLPVKSRIEFKILLLTFKALNNIAPFYLKELLVPYKPTRALRSQNSSLLVVPKVSKSRVGARAFSHQAPRLWNHLPLSVREAGTIFSFKSRLKTFLFDKAYS, encoded by the coding sequence tatatgcttccactaggaaacattatcaggacataCTCGGTAAaattccactgctatgcggatgacacccagttatatttgtcaataaaacctgaacaaagtaatcaattaactaaacttcgagcatgtctcaaggacataaaaacctggatgaccagcaattttttcttattaaactcagacaaaacagaggttataatacttggccccaaacaccttagagatacattatctaaagatatagctgcgctagacgacattgcccttgcttccaacaaaacagtcaggaacttgggagtgatcttcgatcctgatttatcctttaatagtcacttaaaacaaatttctaggaccgcttttttccacttgcgtaatatttcaaaaattagacatgtcctttcgcaaaaagatgcagaaaaactagtccacgcctttattacatcgagactggactattgtaattcattattatcaggcttcAGCAATAAGTCGTTAAaaactctacagcttgtccaaaatgccgcagcacgtgtcctgacgagaacaaagagaagagagcacatttctccagtattagcgtcgctacactggcttccagttaaatctagaatagaatttaaaattctcctcctcaccttcaaggcccttaataatatagcgcctttttaccttaaagagctgttagtaccttataaacccactagagcactccgctcccagaattcaagcctacttgtcgtccctaaagtttctaaaagtagagtaggagccagagctttcagccatcaagcccctcggctgtggaatcatctaccactttcagttcgggaggcaggtaccatcttttcatttaagagtaggctcaaaaccttcctttttgataaagcttatagttag